A window of the Salegentibacter mishustinae genome harbors these coding sequences:
- a CDS encoding precorrin-2 dehydrogenase/sirohydrochlorin ferrochelatase family protein, translating to MEERNELYPVFLKVNKLNILVVGGGQVGHEKLHFLFKSSPNAKVEVVAKWFLPETEELAKKHGAKLTKGRYRRKYLKNRHFVIAATNDAKLNKRVYKHAKKRYLLANIADTPELCDFYMGGIVNKGHVKIAISTNGKSPTAAKRLRQFFEEVIPENVNQMVENLNEYRSNIKGDFEAKVDQMNSITESLKVKNKSDD from the coding sequence ATGGAAGAAAGAAACGAATTATACCCGGTCTTTTTAAAAGTAAATAAACTGAATATTCTTGTAGTTGGAGGCGGACAGGTAGGTCACGAAAAACTACATTTTCTGTTTAAATCGAGCCCGAATGCCAAGGTGGAAGTGGTAGCTAAATGGTTTTTACCGGAAACAGAAGAACTGGCAAAAAAACACGGCGCAAAATTGACTAAAGGCAGGTATAGAAGAAAATACCTTAAAAACAGGCATTTTGTAATTGCTGCCACTAACGATGCAAAATTGAATAAACGCGTTTACAAACACGCCAAAAAACGTTATTTATTGGCCAATATCGCCGATACGCCCGAACTCTGTGATTTTTATATGGGCGGAATTGTGAATAAAGGTCACGTAAAAATCGCGATTTCCACCAACGGCAAATCGCCCACCGCGGCAAAACGTTTACGGCAATTTTTTGAAGAAGTAATTCCCGAAAATGTAAACCAAATGGTAGAAAATTTAAATGAATACCGAAGTAATATTAAAGGTGATTTTGAGGCTAAAGTCGATCAAATGAATTCTATAACCGAATCTTTAAAAGTTAAAAACAAGAGTGATGATTAA
- a CDS encoding vitamin B12 dependent-methionine synthase activation domain-containing protein — translation MNKEKDQEKSTGVEKIVRPLKLSGLEPLIITPDSNFVNVGERTNVAGSKRFLRLIKEEKFEEALEVARDQVDGGAQIIDINMDDGLIDGKEAMVKFLNLIVAEPDIARVPIMIDSSKWEIIEAGLQVVQGKCVVNSISLKEGETEFIEHAKKIKRYGAAVIVMAFDEVGQADNYERRIEIAKRSYEILVDKVKFPPEDIIFDLNIFPVGTGMDEHKRNAIDFIEGTRWVKENLPHCSISGGVSNVSFSFRGNNPVREAMHSVFLYYAIKAGMNIGIVNPALLEVYDNIPKDLLEHVEDVILDRREDATERLLEFADTVVGSKKASKVDLSWRENLLQDRITHALVKGIDAYILEDIEQARQEAEKPIEVIEGHLMIGMNVVGDLFGSGKMFLPQVVKSARVMKKAVAYLLPYIEAAKEAPQPPKGERYWQTAEPALYGLMKEFAKKNRYNQPTEAETVLWESLKNKQLEGFKFRRQHIIGSYIADFVCLKKKLVVEVDGLIHQLPENKKSDKERTAWLKEHDFRVIRFTNEEVLTNLDQVLDKILRTLKKAPPSGAGGAGKVLMATVKGDVHDIGKNIVSVVLGCNNYEIIDLGVMVPPEKIIETAKAEGVDAIGLSGLITPSLDEMVFLAKEMERQNFDVPLLIGGATTSKAHTAVKIDPQYKNAVAHVNDASRAVTVIGDLLKEETRTKYMSDLKAEYDKFRLNFKKRSKVKSFLSIEEARKNKYSIDWKTTQITEPNKIGIQQIDDFDLKELEAYIDWSPFFRSWDLHGRYPDILTDKVVGEQATSLFKDAKVLLKRILDEKLLKAKAVYGLFPANTLNDDDIEVEYEENSEEKKMVFRTLRQQLKKHGGKPNFALSDFIAPKESGIQDYIGCFCVTTGFGTAELAKKFEENHDDYNSIMIKALADRLAEAFAEYLHKKIRREDWGYAPEENLSNEELIKETYKGIRPAPGYPACPDHLEKLSIWEILKVKERIGVELTESLAMWPAASVSGYYFANPEARYFGLGKIKDDQVKDFAERKGIPLKKAEKWLNPNIAD, via the coding sequence ATGAATAAAGAAAAAGATCAGGAAAAATCTACCGGAGTAGAAAAAATAGTCAGGCCTTTAAAATTATCTGGTCTCGAACCTTTAATAATTACTCCCGACAGCAATTTTGTAAATGTTGGGGAGCGTACTAATGTTGCAGGTTCCAAAAGATTTCTTCGGTTAATTAAAGAGGAAAAATTTGAAGAAGCCCTGGAAGTAGCAAGAGACCAGGTGGACGGTGGCGCGCAGATTATCGACATTAATATGGACGATGGTCTTATTGACGGTAAAGAAGCCATGGTTAAATTCCTGAACCTAATTGTTGCTGAACCTGATATTGCCCGTGTTCCTATTATGATAGATAGTTCTAAATGGGAAATTATTGAAGCCGGTTTACAGGTGGTGCAGGGAAAATGCGTGGTGAATTCTATAAGCCTTAAAGAAGGCGAAACAGAATTTATTGAACACGCTAAAAAAATAAAGCGCTATGGTGCAGCCGTTATCGTTATGGCTTTTGATGAAGTTGGGCAGGCCGATAATTATGAACGTAGAATTGAAATCGCAAAACGTTCCTATGAGATTTTGGTGGATAAAGTGAAATTTCCGCCGGAAGACATCATTTTTGACCTGAATATTTTTCCTGTAGGAACGGGGATGGACGAGCATAAACGCAATGCCATAGATTTTATTGAAGGAACGCGTTGGGTAAAAGAAAATCTTCCGCATTGCAGTATTAGTGGCGGGGTGAGTAATGTTTCATTTTCTTTCCGCGGAAATAACCCGGTGCGGGAAGCGATGCATTCGGTGTTTTTATATTATGCGATTAAAGCAGGAATGAATATCGGGATCGTAAATCCCGCGCTTCTGGAAGTTTATGATAATATTCCCAAAGACCTTTTAGAACATGTAGAAGATGTAATTCTTGATAGAAGAGAAGACGCTACCGAGCGTTTACTTGAATTCGCAGACACTGTAGTGGGCTCTAAAAAAGCAAGCAAAGTCGATCTTTCGTGGAGGGAAAATCTGCTTCAGGACAGGATTACCCACGCTTTGGTGAAAGGAATAGACGCTTATATTTTAGAGGATATAGAACAGGCTCGCCAGGAAGCCGAAAAACCTATTGAGGTAATAGAAGGTCATTTAATGATTGGCATGAACGTAGTAGGCGATCTCTTTGGAAGCGGGAAAATGTTCCTTCCGCAGGTAGTAAAATCGGCCAGGGTTATGAAAAAAGCAGTGGCCTACCTTTTACCATATATTGAAGCAGCAAAAGAAGCCCCCCAACCCCCAAAGGGGGAGCGCTACTGGCAGACGGCTGAACCGGCACTCTACGGTTTAATGAAAGAATTTGCTAAAAAGAACCGATATAACCAGCCAACCGAAGCTGAAACTGTCCTCTGGGAATCACTGAAAAATAAGCAACTTGAAGGCTTTAAGTTTAGAAGGCAGCATATTATTGGGAGTTATATAGCCGATTTTGTATGCCTTAAAAAGAAACTTGTAGTAGAAGTTGATGGTTTAATTCATCAATTACCCGAAAATAAAAAAAGTGATAAGGAGAGGACGGCCTGGTTAAAAGAACACGACTTCCGTGTGATTAGGTTTACTAATGAAGAAGTGCTCACTAATTTAGATCAGGTGCTGGATAAAATTTTACGAACGCTCAAGAAAGCTCCCCCATCGGGGGCCGGGGGGGCGGGAAAAGTTCTTATGGCAACCGTTAAAGGAGATGTTCACGATATTGGGAAGAATATTGTGAGTGTGGTTTTAGGCTGTAATAATTATGAAATTATTGACCTGGGCGTAATGGTGCCTCCGGAAAAAATTATAGAAACTGCAAAAGCAGAAGGCGTAGATGCTATTGGTTTAAGCGGACTAATAACACCTTCGTTAGACGAGATGGTTTTTTTGGCCAAGGAAATGGAACGCCAAAATTTTGACGTGCCTCTACTTATTGGTGGCGCCACCACTTCAAAAGCGCATACGGCGGTGAAAATAGATCCGCAGTATAAAAATGCGGTGGCACATGTGAACGATGCATCGCGTGCAGTCACAGTAATTGGCGATCTTTTAAAGGAAGAAACGCGTACTAAATATATGAGCGATCTTAAAGCCGAATATGATAAATTCAGGCTTAATTTTAAGAAAAGAAGTAAAGTGAAATCTTTTCTTTCTATTGAAGAAGCGCGAAAAAATAAGTATTCCATAGATTGGAAAACAACCCAAATTACAGAGCCAAATAAAATAGGAATTCAGCAAATAGATGATTTCGATTTAAAAGAACTGGAAGCTTATATAGACTGGAGCCCGTTTTTTAGAAGCTGGGATCTCCACGGCAGGTATCCCGATATTTTAACCGATAAGGTAGTTGGGGAACAGGCAACTTCTTTGTTCAAAGATGCTAAAGTTTTGCTGAAAAGGATTCTGGATGAAAAATTGCTGAAAGCGAAAGCGGTTTACGGATTGTTTCCGGCGAATACGCTTAATGATGATGATATTGAAGTTGAATATGAAGAAAATTCCGAAGAAAAAAAGATGGTTTTCAGAACGCTTCGCCAACAATTAAAAAAGCACGGCGGAAAACCAAATTTTGCACTTTCGGACTTTATTGCGCCAAAGGAAAGTGGAATCCAGGATTATATTGGGTGTTTTTGCGTCACTACAGGTTTTGGAACCGCAGAACTTGCCAAAAAATTTGAAGAAAATCATGACGATTATAATTCGATAATGATCAAAGCGCTGGCCGATCGACTCGCCGAAGCTTTTGCGGAATATTTACATAAAAAAATAAGACGGGAAGACTGGGGTTATGCGCCCGAAGAGAATTTAAGCAATGAAGAATTAATAAAGGAAACTTATAAAGGAATTCGTCCCGCCCCGGGCTATCCTGCCTGCCCAGATCATTTGGAAAAGTTGAGTATTTGGGAAATTTTAAAGGTAAAGGAACGAATTGGAGTTGAACTTACCGAAAGTTTAGCGATGTGGCCGGCAGCCAGTGTTAGCGGATATTATTTCGCTAACCCCGAAGCCCGTTATTTTGGCCTGGGGAAAATTAAAGATGACCAGGTGAAAGATTTTGCCGAAAGAAAAGGAATTCCCTTGAAAAAAGCCGAAAAATGGCTCAACCCTAATATTGCAGATTAA
- a CDS encoding OsmC family protein — MKINLKRLNKDYHFETVNERGDVVHLDNKTDAEPKGASPMDLLLRAIAGCSSIDIVMILKKQHLELEDLQVEVEGFREDGAVPNVFKKIQVNFLLKGDVPASKAKRAVDLSMEKYCSVSKMLEKAAEINYAITLNGELIN, encoded by the coding sequence ATGAAGATCAACCTTAAAAGACTTAATAAAGATTACCATTTTGAAACTGTAAACGAGCGTGGAGACGTTGTTCATTTAGACAATAAAACCGATGCCGAGCCAAAGGGAGCCAGCCCAATGGATCTTTTACTGCGGGCTATTGCAGGTTGCAGCAGTATTGATATTGTAATGATCTTAAAAAAGCAACACCTGGAACTTGAAGATCTTCAGGTAGAAGTTGAAGGTTTTAGGGAAGATGGAGCCGTTCCTAATGTTTTTAAGAAAATTCAGGTTAATTTTCTTCTAAAAGGAGATGTGCCTGCGTCGAAAGCAAAACGTGCCGTAGATCTTTCTATGGAAAAATACTGTTCGGTTTCTAAAATGTTGGAAAAAGCCGCCGAGATCAATTATGCGATCACTTTAAATGGTGAGCTTATCAATTAA
- a CDS encoding NAD(P)/FAD-dependent oxidoreductase, whose amino-acid sequence MIKTDILIIGAGPTGLFTVFEAGLLKLKTHLIDALPQPGGQCSEIYPKKPIYDIPAFPEILAGDLVGNLMEQIKPFEPGFTLGERAETLEKLDDGTFIVTTNKGTKHHAPVVAIAGGLGSFEPRKPPIANITDFEDKGVSYFIKDPEVYRDKKVVIAGGGDSALDWAIYLADVAAEVALVHRRAEFRGALDSVERVSELAKLGKIEMITNAEVVGLRGEDNLEQVVIRHKDEARGEEFKDVDDFIPLFGLSPKLGPIGSWGLEIEKNAIKVDNSYDYQTNIPGVYAIGDVNTYKGKLKLILSGFHEAAIMCQSAYQRIFPDKKYVLKYTTVGGVTGFDGSKKEAKKEVVQSIG is encoded by the coding sequence ATGATTAAAACAGATATCCTCATCATAGGAGCCGGGCCAACCGGATTATTTACCGTTTTTGAAGCGGGATTGCTAAAATTAAAAACCCATTTAATAGACGCCTTGCCGCAACCCGGCGGGCAGTGTTCTGAGATATATCCTAAAAAACCGATTTATGATATTCCTGCATTTCCGGAGATTTTAGCGGGAGATTTAGTTGGAAATTTAATGGAACAAATAAAACCTTTTGAACCAGGCTTCACTTTGGGAGAACGCGCCGAAACCTTGGAAAAACTGGACGATGGTACATTTATAGTAACCACAAATAAAGGCACAAAACACCACGCCCCGGTAGTGGCTATTGCCGGCGGTCTCGGTTCTTTTGAACCAAGAAAACCCCCAATTGCTAATATCACCGATTTTGAAGATAAGGGTGTTTCTTATTTTATTAAAGATCCGGAAGTTTATCGTGATAAAAAAGTAGTGATTGCCGGTGGTGGAGATTCAGCTTTAGACTGGGCGATTTACCTAGCTGATGTCGCTGCTGAAGTTGCTTTGGTACACCGTAGAGCTGAATTTCGTGGCGCATTGGATTCTGTAGAAAGAGTTTCGGAATTGGCAAAACTCGGTAAGATCGAAATGATTACCAATGCTGAGGTGGTTGGTCTTAGAGGCGAAGATAATCTTGAGCAAGTAGTAATTAGACATAAAGATGAAGCTCGCGGGGAAGAATTTAAAGATGTAGATGATTTTATTCCGCTTTTTGGGTTGTCGCCTAAACTTGGCCCAATCGGAAGCTGGGGACTGGAAATAGAGAAAAACGCGATAAAAGTTGATAATTCTTACGATTATCAAACCAATATTCCCGGGGTTTACGCCATTGGTGATGTAAACACCTATAAAGGAAAATTAAAACTGATCCTTTCCGGATTTCACGAAGCAGCGATTATGTGTCAAAGTGCTTATCAGCGAATTTTTCCGGATAAAAAATATGTGCTTAAATACACCACCGTTGGCGGTGTAACCGGATTTGACGGTAGTAAAAAAGAAGCCAAAAAGGAAGTGGTGCAGAGTATTGGATAA
- a CDS encoding homocysteine S-methyltransferase family protein: MSKLEEQLQKNILILDGAMGTMLQEYKFSEEDFRGKRFSDWPVSVQGNNDLLSLTQPEAIATIHRKYFEAGADIVETNTFSATTIAMADYKMEELVDELNYESARIAKEVAMKMTEENPEKPRFVAGAIGPTNKTASMSPDVNDPGFRAISFEELRVAYKQQAKALIEGGVDILLVETVFDTLNAKAALFAIDELKEELQLDIPIMVSGTITDASGRTLSGQTAEAFLISVSHIPLLSVGFNCALGAKQLTPHLEVLNRFASSGVSAYPNAGLPNAFGEYDQDAEEMASQIKEYLEKGLVNILGGCCGTTPEHIKAIAEIAKEYDPRKIVKPEFSTAL, from the coding sequence ATGTCAAAATTAGAAGAACAACTTCAAAAAAATATACTCATTTTAGACGGTGCCATGGGCACGATGCTTCAGGAATATAAATTCTCTGAAGAAGATTTCCGTGGGAAACGTTTTAGCGATTGGCCGGTTTCCGTACAGGGAAATAATGATCTTTTGTCCCTTACGCAGCCTGAAGCAATCGCCACCATTCATCGTAAATATTTTGAAGCCGGCGCCGATATTGTAGAAACCAATACGTTTTCTGCAACCACAATCGCTATGGCCGATTATAAGATGGAGGAGTTGGTAGACGAACTCAATTATGAGTCGGCCAGGATCGCCAAAGAAGTTGCCATGAAAATGACTGAGGAAAATCCGGAAAAACCTCGTTTTGTGGCCGGTGCCATTGGCCCAACTAACAAAACCGCGAGTATGAGCCCAGATGTGAACGATCCCGGCTTTAGAGCAATTTCTTTTGAAGAATTACGCGTAGCTTATAAACAACAGGCCAAAGCTTTAATAGAAGGTGGCGTGGATATTCTCCTGGTAGAAACCGTTTTTGACACTTTAAATGCTAAAGCTGCACTTTTTGCTATAGATGAACTTAAGGAAGAATTGCAGTTAGATATTCCTATAATGGTAAGCGGAACGATTACCGATGCTTCCGGGAGAACACTTTCCGGGCAAACGGCTGAGGCTTTTCTAATTTCAGTATCACATATTCCCTTATTGAGTGTGGGTTTTAACTGTGCATTGGGCGCCAAACAGTTAACTCCGCACCTGGAAGTTCTAAACCGTTTTGCCAGTTCCGGGGTTTCTGCTTATCCCAACGCCGGCTTACCAAATGCCTTTGGTGAATACGACCAGGATGCTGAAGAAATGGCCAGCCAGATCAAAGAATATTTAGAAAAAGGATTAGTGAATATTTTAGGCGGTTGTTGCGGGACTACACCTGAACACATTAAAGCTATTGCTGAAATCGCTAAAGAATACGATCCAAGAAAAATAGTAAAACCTGAGTTTTCGACTGCTTTATGA
- a CDS encoding nucleotidyl transferase AbiEii/AbiGii toxin family protein: MLDKIKILTLKALMHDEQLMYGLVLKGGNALQLVYDITDRASMDIDFSIEGDFSDLDYNRINGALDALLNDEFHKENLIAFDIRFKEKPKTNKVKEWKGYNIEFKIAHKENWYDEDLDKTRREAIKILGQSTKFSIDISSFEYIQSAKKHDLDGTVLMVYTPEMIVIEKLRALCQSIPEYQKIVSTARTKGRARDFYDIWNICNQFSMDLSTEENKNLMKEIFQAKRVPIEFLGLLNEYHDLQKENWSSVEDTLGSENLGFDFYFEYVMDLIERIKIL; this comes from the coding sequence ATGTTAGATAAAATAAAGATTTTAACTCTAAAAGCTTTGATGCATGATGAGCAATTGATGTACGGGTTGGTTTTGAAAGGAGGAAATGCTTTGCAGTTGGTTTATGATATAACAGACAGGGCTTCAATGGATATTGATTTTTCGATTGAAGGGGATTTTTCGGATTTGGACTACAATAGAATTAATGGAGCTTTGGATGCCCTTTTAAATGATGAATTTCATAAAGAGAATTTAATAGCTTTTGATATTAGGTTTAAAGAAAAACCAAAAACTAATAAAGTCAAGGAATGGAAAGGATATAATATTGAATTTAAGATTGCTCATAAAGAAAATTGGTATGATGAAGATTTAGATAAAACAAGAAGGGAAGCTATCAAGATACTTGGACAATCTACTAAATTTTCGATTGATATAAGTAGTTTTGAATATATCCAGAGCGCAAAGAAACACGATCTTGATGGTACTGTACTTATGGTATATACTCCAGAAATGATTGTAATTGAAAAATTAAGAGCACTCTGTCAATCTATTCCAGAATATCAGAAAATTGTTTCTACTGCTAGAACAAAAGGAAGGGCTAGAGATTTTTATGATATTTGGAATATTTGTAATCAATTCTCCATGGATCTTTCTACTGAAGAAAATAAGAATTTAATGAAAGAAATATTCCAGGCCAAAAGGGTGCCAATTGAATTTTTAGGATTACTTAATGAGTATCATGATTTGCAGAAGGAAAACTGGAGCAGTGTCGAGGATACATTAGGTTCAGAGAATTTGGGATTTGATTTTTATTTTGAATATGTAATGGATTTAATTGAAAGAATCAAAATCCTTTAG
- a CDS encoding type IV toxin-antitoxin system AbiEi family antitoxin domain-containing protein, whose protein sequence is MRKESFEAAQPSIKEYFSQINEKAFTTHDLSIIFENKRFDWKIAAYRNSKHFIKFLADNNILNSTKLKHQVSGSIKTILSKRNGNFYDIALTIKKDGYLSNYTAMAIHELTLQIPKSIYISFLKSDDRVAQKTIGKLSQDSIDKAFSKKQRQTSEIYKSEKENYRIYLIQKNFTLDNVGVITKNGLRYTDLERTLIDIAIRPAYSGGVFEVLDAFSAAKEKVDLVKLERYLNTLDYTYPYHQLIGFYLNKANYNQEELRIFQNKITNYNFYLTYNISNKEFDQDWKIFYPKGF, encoded by the coding sequence ATGCGAAAAGAATCATTTGAGGCGGCCCAACCCAGTATAAAAGAATATTTTTCTCAAATAAATGAGAAAGCATTTACTACACATGATTTGTCAATAATTTTCGAAAATAAAAGATTCGATTGGAAAATAGCCGCCTATAGAAATTCGAAACACTTTATAAAGTTTTTAGCTGATAATAACATTCTCAACTCAACTAAACTAAAACATCAAGTATCTGGATCAATAAAAACCATTCTCTCAAAACGAAATGGTAATTTTTACGACATTGCTCTTACAATAAAAAAAGATGGTTATCTAAGTAACTATACAGCAATGGCCATCCATGAGTTAACTCTACAAATACCTAAATCCATTTATATAAGTTTTCTAAAAAGTGATGACAGAGTAGCACAAAAAACCATAGGTAAATTATCTCAAGATAGCATTGATAAAGCTTTTTCAAAAAAGCAGCGACAAACATCTGAAATTTATAAATCTGAAAAAGAGAATTACAGAATTTACTTAATTCAGAAAAATTTTACATTAGATAATGTTGGTGTGATTACTAAAAACGGTCTAAGGTATACTGATTTAGAAAGAACACTAATAGATATAGCAATAAGACCTGCATATTCTGGAGGTGTATTTGAGGTATTAGATGCTTTTTCAGCAGCAAAAGAGAAAGTAGATTTAGTTAAATTAGAGCGATATTTAAATACTTTAGATTACACTTATCCTTATCATCAGTTAATTGGTTTTTATTTAAATAAAGCAAATTATAATCAAGAAGAATTAAGAATTTTTCAAAATAAAATAACCAATTATAATTTTTATCTTACTTATAATATTTCAAATAAGGAATTTGATCAAGATTGGAAAATATTCTATCCTAAAGGATTTTGA
- the cobA gene encoding uroporphyrinogen-III C-methyltransferase → MYNSPKLSVVGAGPGDPELITLKALNTLKDAKVVLFDALINRELLEYAPQAEHIFVGKRKDKHRYSQDEINELIVKYALERGHVVRLKGGDPFIFGRGSEEINYAKSKGLETAVVSGITSSIAVPANIGIPLTQRGTSESFWVITGTTTQKKLSEDVRLAAQSTATVVILMGMAKLPEIVDIFSYYGKENTPVGIIQNGTTNNEKSGFGMIKSIEKVVAEKQLTAPAIIVIGEVVRESGQLKAVLENSIQESVIINSPFGG, encoded by the coding sequence ATGTATAATTCACCAAAACTAAGCGTGGTAGGCGCTGGTCCCGGAGACCCGGAATTGATAACACTTAAAGCATTAAATACTTTAAAAGATGCCAAAGTTGTGCTTTTTGATGCGCTTATTAACCGCGAATTACTGGAATATGCGCCTCAAGCCGAGCATATTTTTGTTGGAAAACGAAAAGATAAGCATAGGTATTCTCAAGATGAGATCAACGAGCTTATTGTGAAATATGCTTTGGAAAGAGGGCACGTGGTTCGGTTAAAAGGAGGCGATCCTTTTATTTTCGGCAGAGGATCTGAAGAAATTAATTATGCCAAAAGTAAAGGCTTGGAAACTGCAGTTGTTTCAGGAATTACGTCTTCAATAGCAGTTCCTGCAAATATTGGAATTCCGCTTACCCAACGAGGAACTTCCGAGAGTTTTTGGGTAATTACAGGAACCACCACCCAAAAGAAACTTTCAGAAGATGTTCGGCTCGCGGCACAATCTACGGCTACGGTAGTGATTCTAATGGGAATGGCAAAACTCCCTGAAATCGTGGATATTTTTAGCTACTACGGAAAAGAAAATACTCCGGTTGGAATTATTCAGAATGGAACTACCAATAATGAAAAGTCAGGCTTTGGAATGATAAAAAGTATAGAAAAAGTAGTAGCTGAAAAACAACTTACCGCCCCGGCAATTATCGTGATTGGCGAAGTAGTTCGTGAAAGCGGACAACTTAAAGCGGTTCTGGAAAATTCAATTCAAGAATCAGTAATTATAAATTCTCCCTTTGGGGGCTAG